From a region of the Alnus glutinosa chromosome 1, dhAlnGlut1.1, whole genome shotgun sequence genome:
- the LOC133873436 gene encoding uncharacterized protein At4g14342-like, translating into LFPRLAASNFASSLFASLITLGISGSLCLRLQTICSDRFNINSLLEHLQAKYVGTGHADLNRFEWAVNIQRDSYASYVGHYPLLAYFAIAENESIGRERYNFMQKMLLPCGLPPEREDD; encoded by the exons TTATTCCCACGCCTTGCCGCTTCTAATTTTGCTAGCTCTCTCTTCGCGTCTTTGATAACCCTTGGGATCTCTGGCTCTCTCTGCCTGCGACTGCAAACAATATGCAG TGATAGGTTTAACATCAATTCCCTGCTTGAGCACCTCCAAGCTAAATATGTCGGTACTGGGCATGCGGATTTGAATAGATT TGAATGGGCAGTGAACATTCAACGGGATAGCTATGCGTCATATGTTGGGCATTACCCATTACTAGCGTACTTTGCTATTGCGGAAAATGAATCAATTGGGAGAGAGCGCTACAACTTCATGCAG AAAATGCTTTTGCCTTGTGGTCTCCCCCCTGAAAGAGAGGACGATTGA
- the LOC133873298 gene encoding receptor-like protein 7: MGFPPSLLPFVRFFLSVSLFYLIFAGFFSSVQSLCHDDESFALLKFKESFTINKSASGDSSAYPKVSLWKPESGDCCRWRGVKCNEDTGHVISLDLSSSCLYGSFNSNSSLFQLVHLQSLNLADNDFNSSRIPTGFRQLSRLTDLDLSFSVFSGQITSEILELSNLVSLNLSFNHGLKLQKHGLRSIAQKLTNLKELHLSKVDISSPVPNILANLSSLTSLFLRGCGLHGEFPTRIFHLPNLSFLHVGDNPNLTGSMPEFNRSSPLESLELPGTSFSGELPNSIGNLESLKYFYVDDCNFSGPIPSSFGNLTQLISLELAKNRLHGSIPQSISRLVNLEILRLGFNHLSGTVEFDLFLKFKNLKWLQLSNNNISLLTKPSTNATLPKFEILTLASCGLIEFPDFLRNQDELEVLDLSENKIHGQIPKWMWNLSKETLWPLEQDFNSLTGFDQLPVILPWTNLRVLTLRSNKLRGPLPIPPPSIFSYSVSNNKLTGEVPQLICNLSSIAFLDVSNNYLSGLLPQCLGNLSDSLSVLDLHGNNLHGTIPETFAKGNKLKMIDFSQNQLQGRLPRSLANCTMLEALNLGHNQMNDTFPFWLGVLPKLKVLILRSNGIYGAMENFNSNFDFANIHIIDLSNNDITGKLPSQYFENWKAMQIHDVKDLMYMEANGSFSVPRIGWFGSFPYSMTFTYKGTERIYEKIIDIFIAIDLSNNSFEGEIPEVVGSLKELQVLNLSNNFLTGPIPSSLVNLTNLEVLDFAQNKLSGVIPLQLVQLTFLTFFNISHNHLMGPIPHGNQFDTFPNNSFSGNSELCGRPLSKKCENSEDSPPSPPTSEKNQNSSFFLFKFGWKVVVMGYGCAIIFGLHVGQIVFTKKHDLVMKTFAIGQSTRRRVNLRRYRN; this comes from the coding sequence ATGGGTTTCCCACCTTCTCTGCTTCCCTTTGTGCGCTTTTTTCTTTCAGTGTCCTTGTTTTATCTTATATTTGCtggtttcttttcttctgtGCAGTCACTGTGCCATGATGATGAGAGCTTCGCCTTGTTGAAATTCAAGGAAAGCTTTACCATCAATAAGTCTGCATCTGGTGATTCCTCCGCTTATCCAAAAGTTTCGCTGTGGAAGCCTGAAAGCGGCGATTGCTGCAGGTGGCGTGGTGTCAAGTGCAATGAGGACACGGGTCATGTGATCAGTCTCGACCTCAGTAGCAGCTGTCTTTATGGCTCTTTCAACTCCAATAGCAGTCTCTTTCAGCTTGTTCACCTTCAGAGCCTTAATCTTGCTGACAATGACTTTAATTCTTCTCGTATCCCAACTGGTTTTAGACAGCTTTCGAGGCTAACAGACCTCgatctttctttctctgtattttCTGGTCAGATCACTTCAGAAATTTTAGAACTCTCTAACTTAGTTTCCCTAAATCTCTCATTCAATCACGGATTGAAACTCCAAAAGCATGGCCTCAGAAGTATAGCTCAGAAGTTAACAAACTTGAAAGAACTACATCTTAGTAAGGTTGACATATCATCCCCTGTACCCAATATCTTGGCAAACTTATCTTCTTTAACATCTCTATTTCTACGAGGATGTGGTTTGCATGGTGAGTTTCCCACAAGAATTTTCCATCTACCCAATCTTTCGTTTCTTCATGTGGGAGATAATCCAAATCTCACTGGAAGTATGCCAGAATTTAACAGAAGCAGCCCCCTTGAATCATTGGAACTCCCTGGGACGAGTTTCTCTGGTGAGCTACCGAATTCAATTGGTAACCTTGAgtccttaaaatatttttatgttgatgATTGCAATTTCTCCGGGCCAATACCGTCTTCATTTGGTAACCTTACCCAACTAATCTCGCTAGAACTAGCGAAGAATAGGTTGCATGGTTCAATTCCACAGTCAATATCTAGGCTTGTGAATCTTGAAATACTCCGTCTAGGTTTTAATCACTTGAGTGGCACGGTGGAATTTGACTTGTTTCTGAAATTCAAAAACCTCAAGTGGCTCCAACTATCCAACAACAATATTTCATTGCTTACAAAGCCAAGTACCAACGCAACTCttccaaaatttgaaattttaactcTAGCTTCCTGTGGCTTGATCGAGTTTCCAGACTTTCTAAGGAACCAAGATGAGTTGGAGGTTTTGGAtctttctgaaaacaaaattcacgGCCAAATTCCAAAATGGATGTGGAATTTAAGTAAAGAAACTCTCTGGCCTTTAGAGCAAGATTTCAACTCTCTAACTGGTTTTGATCAACTTCCAGTTATTCTCCCTTGGACTAATCTACGTGTTTTGACGCTTCGTTCTAACAAGCTTCGAGGGCCGCTCCCAATCCCACCACCTTCTATATTTTCGTATTCGGTCTCAAACAACAAACTGACCGGAGAAGTCCCGCAATTGATTTGCAATCTAAGTTCAATTGCTTTTCTTGACGTGTCAAACAATTACTTGAGTGGCTTGCTTCCGCAATGTTTAGGCAACTTGAGTGATTCTCTCTCAGTTCTAGATCTACACGGAAATAACTTGCATGGAACTATTCCTGAAACATTCGCAAAAGGAAACAAATTGAAGATGATTGATTTTAGCCAAAATCAATTACAGGGGCGTCTACCAAGATCATTGGCCAATTGTACCATGCTTGAAGCTCTTAATTTGGGGCATAATCAGATGAATGATACTTTCCCTTTTTGGTTGGGCGTTCTTCCAAAGTTGAAGGTTCTCATTTTGCGATCTAATGGAATCTATGGTGcaatggaaaattttaatagCAATTTTGATTTCGCAAACATACACATTATTGACCTCTCAAATAATGACATTACTGGTAAGTTGCCCTCTCAATACTTCGAAAATTGGAAAGCCATGCAAATCCATGATGTTAAGGATTTAATGTATATGGAAGCAAATGGAAGTTTCTCAGTACCAAGAATCGGGTGGTTTGGCTCCTTCCCTTACTCAATGACATTTACTTACAAAGGCACAGAGAggatatatgaaaaaattatagatATCTTCATAGCTATTGATCTCTCAAATAATAGCTTTGAAGGAGAAATTCCAGAAGTTGTAGGGTCTCTAAAAGAACTTCAGGTGCTCAATCTTTCTAATAACTTTCTCACAGGTCCTATCCCTTCTTCCTTGGTGAACTTAACTAATCTAGAAGTATTGGACTTTGCTCAAAACAAGTTGTCTGGTGTGATCCCTTTGCAACTCGTGCAACTCACATTTCTCACATTCTTCAACATCTCCCATAATCATCTCATGGGACCTATACCACATGGGAATCAGTTTGACACATTCCCAAACAATTCGTTTAGTGGTAATTCCGAATTATGTGGAAGGCCTTTGTCAAAGAAATGTGAAAATTCAGAAGACTCACCGCCTTCACCTCCAACCTCTGAAAAGAATCaaaactcatcattttttttgtttaaattcgGTTGGAAAGTAGTTGTTATGGGATATGGTTGTGCAATCATATTTGGACTTCATGTTGGGCAAATTGTGTTCACAAAGAAGCATGATTTGGTTATGAAGACTTTTGCAATCGGCCAATCAACACGAAGAAGGGTGAATTTGAGAAGATACAGAAATTAG
- the LOC133873361 gene encoding putative pentatricopeptide repeat-containing protein At3g23330, with the protein MTSTQTLLRTVLRNPTTIKTKSQAKQLHAHILKTEGPCSTNLSTTLLSIYKNLNLLHDSLLLFNTLHFPSTLAWKSLIKCYTFHGLSHQSLAFFVKMRAMGKHPDCYVFPSVLKSCTLLMDLRFGESLHGCIIRLGMDFDLYTSNALMNMYSRFQSLGESGRQRSSAPEMLDGMPERRIVSVELEGEGGMLCFDGKAKRQIGSGETKNHNNNCNSNELVNKYEERVTGIDHKLNLNHSDKSPQISGNREISGYFYGKMNDVSVGKIAVRALLMDSVRKIFNMMP; encoded by the exons ATGACTTCAACACAAACCCTGCTCAGAACCGTCCTCAGAAATCCCACCACCATCAAAACCAAGTCCCAGGCCAAACAGCTCCATGCCCACATCCTCAAAACCGAAGGTCCATGTTCCACCAACTTGTCCACCACCCTCCTCTCCATCTACAAAAACCTCAACCTCTTGCATGACTCACTCCTACTCTTCAACACCCTCCACTTCCCCTCCACTCTTGCTTGGAAATCCCTCATCAAATGCTACACTTTCCATGGCCTTTCCCACCAATCCTTGGCATTCTTTGTCAAAATGCGAGCTATGGGTAAGCACCCAGACTGCTATGTGTTCCCTTCTGTGCTGAAATCTTGCACATTGCTGATGGACTTGAGGTTCGGTGAGTCGCTACATGGCTGCATTATAAGGCTTGGTATGGATTTCGACTTGTATACTAGCAATGCGCTTATGAATATGTACTCGAGATTTCAGAGCTTGGGTGAGAGTGGCAGGCAGAGGTCTAGCGCTCCCGAAATGCTTGATGGAATGCCTGAGAGAAG AATTGTGTCTGTGGAGTTAGAAGGTGAGGGAGGGATGCTGTGCTTTGATGGAAAAGCAAAGAGACAAATAGGTAGTGGTGAGACTAagaatcataataataattgtaactCAAATGAATTGGTGAACAAGTATGAAGAACGGGTCACGGGTATTGATCATAAACTTAACTTGAATCATAGTGATAAGTCTCCTCAAATTAGTGGAAATAGGGAGATTAGTGGGTATTTCTATGGGAAAATGAATGATGTTTCTGTGGGAAAGATAGCTGTAAGGGCTTTACTAATGGATAGTGTGAGAAAGATCTTTAATATGATGCCATGA